The Prosthecobacter sp. SYSU 5D2 nucleotide sequence ACAAGGTAAAAGGACCCGTAGATGGGCTTATGACAAACCCGTCATTTGCGGGTGAAGTATATTTTATTTCAACCTGCGGATCATAATGAGCAAGATACTCATTTATTAACCAGTTCGCTACTTTCTTTGGCTTCAGCTCAGTATTGGATTTAGTAGTTGACTCAAAATACGATGAAAGTGAAGGAACCCCGGTGAGCACGCCCGCATCGTAAGCACTGCATTCATAATCCTTTTCAAACCTTGCACGCATTTCATGCGGCAGCTCCGGCACCTGCGCGCGCATTTTTTCCAGGATCGCCTCCGTCCGCAGCGGGATCAGGTCCGGGTCCGGGAAGTAGCGATAATCATGCGCATCTTCCTTGCTGCGCATCATCGTCGTCTCGCCCCGGTCATCGTCCCAGCGCAGCGTGCTCTGCACCAGCTTTTCACCGCGCTCCAGGCAGCCGATCTGGCGTTCGGTTTCATAGTGAATGGCCCGCCGCACCGCCGACATGGAGTTGATGTTCTTCAGCTCGATCTTCGTGCCCAGCTCCGTCTGGCCCTCCGGCCGCACGCTGATGTTCACATCGCAGCGAAGGTTGCCTTTTTCCATGTCTGCATCGGACACGCCGCCATAGATCAGGATCTGCCGCAGGCTGGTGATGTAGGCAAAGGCCTCCTCCGCGCTGTCAATGTCCGGCTCGCTGACGATCTCCATCAGCGGCGTACCTGCGCGGTTGAAATCCAGGGTCGTGAATTTGTCATGGTGCGTGCTCTTGCCCACGTCCTCTTCCAAATGGATGCGCGTCAGCTTCACCACCTTGCCCGGATTCGCGATGCTCTTTTGCGCATCCTTCGGATACGCCAGGTCATACAGCGGCACACCCCCGCCCAGGCACAGTGGAAAGGGCATCTGGGTGATCTGGTAGTTCTTCGGCATGTCCGGGTAGAAGTAGTTTTTCCGGTCCCAGCTCACCACGGGTGGCGTGCTGCAGCCCAGCATCAGCCCGGCCAGCACGGTCTTTTCAATCGCCGCCTCATTCAGCACCGGCAGCGCGCCCGGTAGGCCCAGGCAGGTCGGGCAGGTGTTCGTATTCGGCTCGCTCCCCACCATGACCGGGCAGGCGCAGAACATCTTGCTCTGCGTGGTCAGTTGCGCGTGGACTTCAAGGCCGATGGTGACGATGTACTTGGGCATGGGAGCCGGGACATTGGAATCCCTTTCTGCCTCTGGCAAGCGGCGCTTCAAGCGGATGATAGGGGATTTTGCAGGTATACCAATGTTAACATAACACGTTCTATCCCCCTTCCCCACAAGGATTAC carries:
- the gatB gene encoding Asp-tRNA(Asn)/Glu-tRNA(Gln) amidotransferase subunit GatB, with the translated sequence MPKYIVTIGLEVHAQLTTQSKMFCACPVMVGSEPNTNTCPTCLGLPGALPVLNEAAIEKTVLAGLMLGCSTPPVVSWDRKNYFYPDMPKNYQITQMPFPLCLGGGVPLYDLAYPKDAQKSIANPGKVVKLTRIHLEEDVGKSTHHDKFTTLDFNRAGTPLMEIVSEPDIDSAEEAFAYITSLRQILIYGGVSDADMEKGNLRCDVNISVRPEGQTELGTKIELKNINSMSAVRRAIHYETERQIGCLERGEKLVQSTLRWDDDRGETTMMRSKEDAHDYRYFPDPDLIPLRTEAILEKMRAQVPELPHEMRARFEKDYECSAYDAGVLTGVPSLSSYFESTTKSNTELKPKKVANWLINEYLAHYDPQVEIKYTSPANDGFVISPSTGPFTLYHNPAATLPQFDTSHFPITGQAFANLIHEVEVAGTISAAQGKVVLTEMIERREEDHKKIINEKGFKVVSDTGALEAIVEQILAANPDKVAEVKGGNEKAMNWFTGQAMKASQGKANPKIVTEIVRKKLLE